A section of the Engystomops pustulosus chromosome 3, aEngPut4.maternal, whole genome shotgun sequence genome encodes:
- the ENTPD6 gene encoding ectonucleoside triphosphate diphosphohydrolase 6: MSSSETSVMKIPKLPFLLFVVLCITLYISYHRWNPSTHTELKSGYGLERAPASDEIFYGIMFDAGSTGTRVHVYKFSKTSSGAPHLEHELFKAIKPGLSEYADNPDKCAPGIKELLDIALKEIPEHLRKSTPLILKATAGLRLLPEEKAQKLLDTVKNIFQSSPFLVGKESVSIMDGTDEGIFAWITVNFLTGSLTNTAATLAGMLDLGGGSTQITFYPYEKTTFTGAPAGYITNFQLFNRTFHLYSHSYLGLGLMSARLQIMGGTEGKPLGSGGVLVTPCITPGFVTEFIHAGITYKVKGQSDVKSLYQSCSDSVAKMLSGKVNRANEASTLNFYAFSYYFDRAEDSHLIDPVVGGFLKVSDFETAAIKECTSIEKTAGSNPYLCMDLTYITHLLQDLGFPKDKQLKLVKKINDAETSWALGATFYYMDVMKSHV, encoded by the exons TTCTGAAACATCAGTCATGAAAATCCCAAAGCTTCCATTCCTGCTGTTTGTGGTATTGTGTATCACGCTCTATATCAGCTACCACCGATGGAATCCTAGTACACATACAGAGCTAAAGAGCGGATATGGACTTGAGAGGGCACCTGCTTCAGATGAAATCTTCTATGGAATAATGTTTGATGCTGGGAGCACAGGCACTCGAGTGCACGTTTACAAGTTCAGTAAAACATCTTCTG GGGCCCCTCATCTGGAGCATGAGCTCTTTAAAGCTATTAAGCCAGGACTGTCTGAGTATGCTGATAATCCAGACAAG TGTGCTCCTGGAATAAAAGAGCTGCTAGATATTGCACTTAAAGAGATCCCTGAACACCTCCGGAAATCCACTCCTCTCATCCTCAAAGCTACAGCGGGATTACGCCTTTTACCTGAAGAGAAAGCACAGAAACTACTGGACACG GTGAAGAACATTTTCCAGTCATCTCCGTTCCTTGTTGGAAAAGAAAGTGTCTCTATTATGGATGGTACAGATGAAG GAATATTTGCTTGGATAACTGTTAACTTTCTAACAG GGAGCTTAACAAATACTGCTGCGACATTGGCTGGAATGCTGGATCTTGGGGGCGGATCAACACAAATTACTTTTTATCCATATGAAAAG ACCACATTTACTGGAGCTCCAGCTGGATACATTACCAACTTTCAGCTGTTTAACCGCACATttcacctttattcacacag TTACCTTGGACTCGGATTGATGTCTGCCAGACTGCAAATTATGGGAGGCACTGAGGGAAAACCAT tgGGATCGGGAGGAGTGTTAGTAACACCTTGTATAACTCCAGGATTTGTCACAGAGTTCATCCATgcaggaataacatacaaagtAAAGGGGCAGAGTGATG TAAAATCCTTGTATCAGTCGTGCAGTGACAGTGTAGCGAAGATGCTGAGTGGTAAAGTAAATCGCGCAAACGAAGCGTCAACTCTgaacttttatgccttttcttattACTTTGACCGAGCCGAGGACTCACACTTGATAG ATCCAGTTGTTGGTGGCTTTTTGAAAGTCAGTGACTTTGAGACAGCGGCCATAAAAG AATGTACAAGTATAGAAAAGACAGCGGGCAGCAATCCTTACCTCTGTATGGATCTCACGTATATCACGCACCTGCTACAAGATCTTGGTTTTCCAAAAGACAAACAACTTAAG CTTGTTAAGAAGATCAATGATGCTGAGACCAGCTGGGCCCTAGGTGCTACGTTTTATTACATGGACGTGATGAAGAGCCATGTCTAG
- the LOC140121296 gene encoding inactive serine protease 54-like, whose translation MGRFFFLLLLILTLLGKTHEDCGVRKTTSHNAMENEASSGEFPWQVFLKPDSGRLCLGTIIGEYWILSSAQCFTETTTTIVMKAGELNLDFQGKVYPIRKLIRHGGDNEVSADFPLALLETSEPIAFNDMVLPACYPSDELLDVNHLVNCWVTTMKETTQDKPENTSNVLKKIQINPLQPCDLNMTKVICASTRNAENCTVSSGDALMCQCVRNKAWAVVGIAAAEKTDCGTSMLFARTASYITWLKESTEKEGKPIIPQIYSAQSAEEPIKKEDLLNYTKDYNEKFPEENQELSQISDKEIKLEDCKIIAISIFYTVLVIFTT comes from the exons ATGGGAaggtttttctttttactattattaatactgACACTTCTAGGGAAGACACATGAAG ATTGTGGAGTACGGAAGACTACATCCCATAATGCGATGGAAAATGAGGCATCAAGTGGAGAATTCCCTTGGCAGGTCTTTCTGAAACCAGATTCTGGCCGCCTTTGCTTAGGCACCATCATAGGTGAATATTGGATTTTGAGCTCTGCCCAGTGTTTTACAGAAAC GACAACTACCATAGTTATGAAAGCTGGAGAGTTGAATCTAGACTTTCAGGGAAAGGTTTATCCAATAAGGAAGTTGATACGACATGGAGGGGACAACGAAGTATCAGCAGACTTTCCTCTTGCGTTATTGGAGACGTCTGAGCCTATTGCGTTTAATGACATGGTCCTGCCAGCATGCTACCCCAGTGACGAACTGCTCGATGTAAACCACCTGGTCAACTGTTGGGTAACAACAATGAAAGAAACAACACAAG ATAAACCTGAGAATACATCAAATGTGTTAAAGAAAATCCAGATTAATCCTTTGCAGCCTTGTGACCTTAACATGACGAAAGTAATTTGCGCCTCAACAAGAAATGCAGAAAATTGTACG GTAAGCAGTGGAGATGCCCTGATGTGCCAGTGTGTAAGAAACAAAGCTTGGGCAGTGGTCGGAATAGCGGCAGCTGAAAAGACCGATTGCGGGACATCCATGTTATTCGCCAGGACGGCCAGCTATATTACTTGGCTTAAAGAAAGTACAGAAAAAGAGGGGAAGCCCATCATTCCACAAATATACTCCGCACAGTCAGCAGAGGAGCCAATAAAGAAAGAGGACCTGCTAAACTACACCAAAGACTACAATGAAAAATTTCCAGAGGAGAATCAAGAATTGAGTCAAATCTCTGACAAAGAGATTAAATTAGAGGACtgcaaaataattgcaatatcTATATTTTATACGGTCTTGGTCATCTTTACAACATAA
- the LOC140121298 gene encoding uncharacterized protein: MDFIDVGRWIQAGNYISSSPKILPHQTTVSRACSSVMVGNSEVIESGCHHSGSRIRNMGRSLFPIIPNKKNQRDIQDDMQPERPESIHPIQEIQNGDCELGDHPDSPRGLHVHNRLAGCLLSRTNTSSIPKISQGCGPQPRRHHKSFPVQGTSLRNILSSQDILEDYHRNSCLLKNKKDNHNPISGRSTNRGKIRTRANTSQRFHNYHPQTVGLDHKLGKIKSESQQGYYVPGDFSKFITPDVLPSSGKSIKTLSRSRIISEQSQLFHKRCDEVIRPTDGMYPSSTVESVSYPQITKLAPISMGQRSDSSRLEDRDPCRGQRSLSLVDTSREPTKRDSLAPMALVVTPDRCKPVWMGGKFRRIPSSREMASIHTKTFFQLPGVESSVGSHESQRRFNEIPSFKNILRQCHHSGISTPPGGHKEFGSSSSIRKDLQLVRTEHIIPICSPSERRRKHGSRLPKQEDHQPERMVPEQRDLQTSNPKMGCSKNRSIRNPHKCEDKVFLLARQFNTYEPTRCVQTSLEGGTDVCLPTNTSNLQSDSEDPKREGKSNPRSALLAKEGMVSITQEAISGRAYSPPSSCGPTIPGTTSASKSPGSPIISMDPERELLKTKGLSHKVISTLKASRKPVTQAIYFRIWNKFVTFCGPEIPNQNSPNISQVLDFLQAGFDKGLKTSSLKVQISALSAFFDSPLADHQWVSSSFHLSQEIILPTFCRNPKTPKEEEWHSLDVRRILLFYLETTRQWRRDSNILLQFSGKNKGTRASKSTIARWIKTVIKNAYVAQNMSIPETIRAHSTRAMATSWAEKRGASINEICRAATWSSQMTFVKHYRLDLQSTKELAFGRKVLQAVVPP; encoded by the exons ATGGATTTTATCGATGTTGGAAGATGGATACAGGCTGGAAATTacatctcttcctccccaaaGATTCTTCCTCACCAGACAACCGTCTCCAGAGCTTGCTCTTCAGTTATGGTCGGAAATTCAGAAGTTATTGAATCTGGATGTCATCATTCCGGTTCCAGAATCAGAAATATGGGAAGGTCACTATTCCCCATTATTCCTAATAAAAAAAACCAACGGGACATTCAGGATGATATGCAACCTGAAAGACCTGAATCAATACATCCTATACAGGAAATTCAAAATGGAGACTGTGAACTCGGCGATCACCCAGATTCCCCCAGAGGCCTTCATGTGCACAATCGACTTGCAGGATGCCTATTATCACGTACCAATACATCTAGCATCCCAAAAATTTCTCAAGGTTGCGGTCCTCAACCCAGAAGGCATCATAAGTCATTTCCAGTACAAGGCACTTCCCTTCGGAATATCCTCAGCTCCCAGGACATTCTCGAAGATTATCATCGAAATAGTTGCCTTCTTAAGAACAAAAAGGATAATCATAATCCCATATCTGGACGATCTACTAATCGTGGCAAGATCCGAACAAGAGCTAATACATCACAGAGATTTCACAATTACCACCCTCAAACAGTTGGGTTGGATCATAAATTGGGAAAAATCAAATCTGAATCCCAGCAGGGTTATTACGTTCCTGGGGATTTCTCTAAATTCATCACTCCAGATGTCCTTCCTTCCTCAGGGAAAAGTATCAAAACTTTGTCAAGAAGTAGAATTATTTCAGAACAGAGTCAACTGTTCCATAAGAGATGTGATGAAGTTATTAGGCCAACTGACGGCATGTATCCAAGCAGTACAGTGGAGTCAGTTTCATACCCGCAGATTACAAAGTTGGCTCCTATCAGTATGGGACAAAGATCCGACTCATCTAGATTGGAAGATAGagatccctgcagaggtcaaagaAGCCTTAGCCTGGTGGACACATCAAGAGAACCTACAAAAAGGGATAGCCTGGCACCCATGGCCCTTGTGGTCACTCCAGACAGATGCAAGCCGGTCTGGATGGGGGGCAAATTTCGAAGGATCCCTTCTTCAAGGGAAATGGCCTCTATCCATACAAAAACGTTCTTCCAATTACCGGGAGTTGAGAGCAGTGTGGGAAGCCATGAAAGTCAGCGGAGATTTAATGAAATCCCATCATTTAAGAATATACTCAGACAATGTCACCACAGTGGCATATCTACGCCACCAGGGGGGCACAAAGAATTTGGATCTTCTTCTTCTATCAGAAAAGATCTTCAGTTGGTCAGAACAGAACATATTATCCCTATCTGCAGTCCATCTGAAAGGAGAAGAAAACACGGTAGCAGACTACCTAAGCAGGAAGACCATCAACCAGAACGAATGGTGCCTGAACAACGAGATCTTCAAACATCTAACCCTAAAATGGGGTGTTCCAAAAATAGATCTATTCGCAACCCGCACAAATGCGAAGACAAAGTTTTTCTTCTCGCTAGACAATTCAACACCTATGAGCCAACTAGATGCGTTCAGACATCCCTGGAAGGCGGCACTGATGTATGCCTTCCCACCAATACCAGTAATCTCCAGAGTGATTCAGAAGATCCAAAGAGAGAAGGCAAAAGTAATCCTCGTAGTGCCCTACTGGCCAAAGAAGGTATGGTTTCCATCACTCAGGAGGCTATCTCTGGAAGAGCCTATTCACCTCCCTCCTCGTGCGGACCTACTATTCCAGGGACCACTTCTGCATCCAAATCCCCAGGCTCTCCAATtatcagcatggatcctgaaagggaattgctaAAAACCAAGGGCTTGTCCCACAAGGTCATCTCCACCTTAAAGGCGAGTCGGAAACCTGTCACTCAGGCTATTTACTTCCGCATATGGAATAAGTTTGTAACATTCTGTGGACCTGAGATTCCTAACCAGAACTCTCCCAATATTTCCCAGGTATTGGATTTCCTCCAAGCAGGGTTTGACAAGGGCCTGAAGACCAGCTCTTTGAAGGTCCAGATATCTGCGTTGAGTGCCTTCTTCGATAGTCCTCTAGCGGATCACCAATGG GTATCCTCTAGCTTCCATCTAAGCCAGGAGATTATCTTACCTACATTCTGTCGAAATCCGAAAACTCCGAAGGAAGAAGAATGGCACTCTCTTGATGTCAGAAGGATTCTTCTCTTCTACCTAGAAACAACAAGGCAATGGCGAAGGGACTCAAATATCCTTCTACAGTTTAGCGGGAAAAACAAAGGCACGAGAGCTTCAAAATCCACTATAGCGAGATGGATCAAAACTGTCATTAAAAATGCTTATGTAGCTCAAAATATGTCTATACCTGAAACTATTAGAGCTCATTCCACACGGGCCATGGCAACCTCATGGGCCGAAAAAAGGGGAGCTTCCATTAATGAAATTTGTAGGGCAGCAACATGGTCTAGTCAAATGACGTTTGTAAAACACTATAGGTTAGACCTACAGAGTACAAAAGAACTAGCATTTGGCAGAAAAGTACTTCAAGCTGTTGTCCCTCCCTGA